The Stigmatella aurantiaca genome segment ATCAGGCCGATGCGCTTGTGGTCGATGGTCAGCAGCCACGACTTCAGCGTGGTGCCGTCGACGAGGTAGTTCGGGTGGTGGTGGTGCTCGGCATGCCCGCCGGCGTCGGCGTGTCCGGGCAGGACACCCTCGGCGGTAGGGCTACTGGACGGGGTCATAGGCGGGGCCCTCCGGGGAGGCTTCGCGGACGTTCGCGGTGCGCAAGGTCTTGAGGTACTCGACGATGGCGGCCGTCTCGGGGCCCTGCAGCTTGCCCTGATAGGTCGGCATCACGTTCTGGTATCCGACCACCAGGTGAGCCCCGGGGTCCATCATCGACTGGGTGATGTAGGCTTCATCCACACGGACCGTCTGGCCGTCCGCCAGCTTCTCCTCGCGGTCATACAAGCCGAGGAACGTGGGGCCCACGTGCTGGGAGCCGTCCACCGTGTGGCACTTGAGGCAGCCCTGGGAGACGGCGAGCTTCTCGCCCTGCTCGGCCATGCGGGCCACCGGCGGCACCAGCGAGGTGTCCGCCAGCGCATCCTGCCGGCCCTGGAGCCGGCCGCGCTGCTGCTCCTTGAGCCACTCCTCGTAGTCCTCCGGGGCCAGGACGACGACCTCGGCGAGCATCTTCGAGTGCGACAGGCCGCAGTACTCGGTGCAGAGTACCTGGTACGTGCCGGGCTTGGTCGCCTCGAACCACACCTGCGTGTAGCGGCCGGGCAGCGCATCCATCTTGATGCGGAAGGCCGGCACGTAGAAGGAGTG includes the following:
- the coxB gene encoding cytochrome c oxidase subunit II, with the protein product MSDIANKILFLPERASTFADRVDVLHYFVVGTTMVMSAGVGLAALFFFFRYRRRVPNQTTEYVTPDLKTEFLFVSVPLVFFLAWFAIGFRDFTWVTTPPKDAMDVYVMGKQWMWKFAYPEGPNGVNVLHVPAHRPVRLLITSRDVLHSFYVPAFRIKMDALPGRYTQVWFEATKPGTYQVLCTEYCGLSHSKMLAEVVVLAPEDYEEWLKEQQRGRLQGRQDALADTSLVPPVARMAEQGEKLAVSQGCLKCHTVDGSQHVGPTFLGLYDREEKLADGQTVRVDEAYITQSMMDPGAHLVVGYQNVMPTYQGKLQGPETAAIVEYLKTLRTANVREASPEGPAYDPVQ